TAAAGTTTTGAAAAAGACTTTTTAAAGTTTGTAAGTCGTCAGCAGTTAAAAATTCTTTCCCATCATTTACCGAATTAATAATACGTACCGCTTCAAATAAATTTGCCAAAACAGTTGGACTGTTGAAATCATCGTTCATGGCATCGTAACATCTTTTTTCAATCGCTTTTATGTCGGAAGTAGATGTGTCGGATATTTTTAAATTTTGTAACGTTTTGTAAGCAGCCATTAATCGCGCAAAGCCTTTTTCAGATGCTTGCAAAGCCTCGTTTGAAAAATCAAGTGTACTGCGGTAATGTGTTTGAAGCATAAAAAAGCGAACCGTCATTGGCGAATATCCTTTTTCTAACAGCGGATGATTGCCTGAAAATAATTCGTGCGGCAGAAAACCATTTCCAGCTGTTTTACTCATTCGCACACCATTTACGGTAAGCATATTGGTGTGAATCCAATATTTAACAGGCTGTTTGTGATAACAAGCTTGCGATTGCGCAATTTCGTTGGTGTGATGCGTAGCTTGTAAATCCATTCCACCTCCGTGGATATCAAAGGTTTCACCCAAATATTTTTCGCTCATTGCGGAACATTCGATGTGCCAACCTGGAAATCCCCAACCCCAAGGCGAATACCATTTCATTAATGTTTCGGGTTTTGCACTGATCCATAAAGCAAAATCGAGGCGACCTTTTTTTTCGTCTTGTCCGCTTAATTCGCGCGTATTGGTCATTAAATCTTCCAACAGACGATTGGTTAATTGTCCGTAGTTATTAGTTTTTGCATATTTTTCTACATCAAAATAAACCGTTCCATCGATTTCGTAAGCATATTCGTTAGAAATAATATGTTTTATCATTTCTATTTGTTCGCTAATATGCCCAGTGGCAGTAGGTTCAATAGAAGGTGGTAAATTATTGAAAGCGCGCATTACATCGTGAAAACGAAGTGTGTATTTCTGCACAATTTCCATGGGCTCCACTTGTTCTATTTTCGCTTTTTTGGCAAATTTATCATCGCCTTCATCGCGATCGCCTTCTAAATGTCCGGCATCGGTTATATTTCGCACATAGCGCACTTTGTATCCTAAATGAAGTAGATAACGATAAATTAAGTCGAATGAAATAAACGTGCGACAATTTCCTAAATGCACATCGCTGTAAACTGTTGGTCCGCAAACGTACAATCCTACAAAAGGAGGCTTTAACGGCTCAAAAATTTCTTTTTTTCGAGAAAGTGTATTGTATAGGAATAAGGG
This genomic window from Bacteroidia bacterium contains:
- the cysS gene encoding cysteine--tRNA ligase, yielding MSEPLFLYNTLSRKKEIFEPLKPPFVGLYVCGPTVYSDVHLGNCRTFISFDLIYRYLLHLGYKVRYVRNITDAGHLEGDRDEGDDKFAKKAKIEQVEPMEIVQKYTLRFHDVMRAFNNLPPSIEPTATGHISEQIEMIKHIISNEYAYEIDGTVYFDVEKYAKTNNYGQLTNRLLEDLMTNTRELSGQDEKKGRLDFALWISAKPETLMKWYSPWGWGFPGWHIECSAMSEKYLGETFDIHGGGMDLQATHHTNEIAQSQACYHKQPVKYWIHTNMLTVNGVRMSKTAGNGFLPHELFSGNHPLLEKGYSPMTVRFFMLQTHYRSTLDFSNEALQASEKGFARLMAAYKTLQNLKISDTSTSDIKAIEKRCYDAMNDDFNSPTVLANLFEAVRIINSVNDGKEFLTADDLQTLKSLFQNFIFDIFGLQSETTETNNNRALDGVMKMILAFRNDAKAKKDFSVSDKIRDDLSQLNITIKDTKDGANWTIQE